Proteins encoded by one window of Mycolicibacterium cosmeticum:
- a CDS encoding copper transporter, which produces MISLRSHAISLAAVFLALAVGVVLGSGLLSDTVLSGLRKDKADLHQQINTLTDDKNALNEKLAAAGEFDSLMAPRILRDTLGGKSVIIFRTPDAADDDVDSVTRLATQGGATVTGTIALTPQFVDANSSEKLLSVVNSPILPAGRQLSTKSVDQGSQAGDLLGIALLAGREPAVADDQRDTVLAALRETGFISYDAQRIGAANTALIVTGGNLGDDAGNRGSTVARFAAALAPHGTGTVLAGRDGSATGTAAVAVTRSDAALSSAVTTVDDVDAQSGRITSVLALADLVRGGKPGQFGIGQGASSVTVPQ; this is translated from the coding sequence ATGATTTCACTTCGCTCACATGCGATTTCGCTGGCGGCGGTGTTCTTGGCCTTGGCCGTCGGTGTGGTGCTGGGATCCGGGCTGCTCTCGGACACCGTGCTGTCCGGGCTGCGCAAGGACAAGGCCGACCTGCACCAGCAGATCAACACGCTGACCGACGACAAGAACGCACTCAACGAAAAGCTGGCAGCTGCAGGCGAATTCGACAGCCTGATGGCACCCAGAATCCTGCGCGACACCCTCGGCGGCAAGTCGGTAATCATCTTCCGCACCCCGGATGCCGCCGACGACGACGTCGACTCGGTCACCCGGCTGGCCACCCAGGGCGGGGCGACGGTCACCGGCACCATCGCGCTGACCCCGCAGTTCGTCGACGCCAACTCCTCGGAAAAGCTGTTGTCCGTGGTGAACTCGCCCATCCTGCCGGCCGGCCGCCAGCTGTCCACCAAATCGGTCGACCAGGGTTCGCAGGCCGGTGATCTGCTCGGCATCGCACTGCTGGCCGGCAGGGAGCCGGCGGTGGCCGACGATCAGCGCGACACCGTGCTGGCCGCGCTGCGCGAGACGGGTTTCATCTCCTACGACGCCCAGCGCATCGGCGCGGCCAACACCGCGCTCATCGTGACCGGCGGCAACCTCGGCGACGACGCGGGCAACCGCGGTTCGACGGTGGCCCGCTTCGCCGCCGCCTTGGCGCCGCACGGCACGGGCACCGTGCTGGCCGGGCGTGACGGTTCGGCGACCGGCACCGCCGCGGTGGCGGTGACCCGTTCCGACGCCGCGCTGTCCTCCGCGGTGACCACCGTCGACGACGTCGACGCACAGTCCGGCCGGATCACCAGCGTGCTGGCGCTGGCCGACCTGGTGCGCGGCGGCAAGCCGGGGCAGTTCGGCATCGGGCAGGGCGCCTCCTCGGTGACCGTGCCGCAGTGA
- the steA gene encoding putative cytokinetic ring protein SteA, whose protein sequence is MKMSALLSRNASSKPGVIGTARVDRDIDRLLRRVGPGDVVVLDALDLDRITADALVEAGVSAVVNASPSISGRYPNLGPEVLVANGIVLIDEAGPEVFKKVKDGARVRVNNGGVYSGDRRIAHGTERNDLEIHELMVEAKSGLVAHLEAFAGNTIEFIRSESPLLIDGMGIPDIDVDMDRRHVVVVAEGPSAADDLKALKPFIKEYQPVLVGVGTGADILRKAGYRPALIVGDPGIISSDALRCGAQVVLPADADGHAPGLERIQDLGVGAMTFPAAGSAADLALLLCHHHGAALIVTAGHSATIEEFFDRSRQQSNPSTFLTRLKVGEKLVDAKAVATLYRSRISGGAVALLVLAMLIAVIVALWVSRTDAVVLDWVVDYWNRFLLWVQGLVT, encoded by the coding sequence ATGAAGATGTCAGCGCTGCTATCCCGTAATGCCAGCTCAAAGCCGGGCGTCATCGGTACCGCCCGCGTTGATCGCGACATCGACCGACTTCTGCGCCGCGTCGGGCCCGGGGACGTCGTCGTCCTCGACGCCCTCGATCTGGACCGGATCACCGCCGACGCGCTCGTGGAGGCGGGAGTGTCCGCGGTGGTCAACGCGTCCCCGTCCATCTCGGGCCGCTACCCCAACCTGGGCCCGGAGGTGTTGGTGGCCAACGGCATCGTGCTGATCGACGAAGCGGGGCCCGAGGTCTTCAAGAAGGTCAAGGACGGCGCCCGGGTCCGGGTCAACAACGGCGGCGTCTACTCCGGTGACCGCAGGATCGCGCACGGGACCGAACGCAACGACCTGGAAATCCACGAGCTCATGGTGGAAGCCAAGAGCGGGCTGGTGGCTCATCTGGAAGCCTTCGCGGGCAACACCATCGAGTTCATCCGCAGCGAAAGCCCGCTGCTGATCGACGGGATGGGCATCCCCGACATCGACGTCGACATGGACCGCAGGCACGTGGTCGTCGTGGCCGAGGGCCCGTCGGCCGCCGACGACCTCAAGGCGCTCAAGCCGTTCATCAAGGAGTACCAGCCGGTGCTGGTCGGTGTGGGCACCGGCGCCGACATCCTGCGCAAGGCCGGCTACCGGCCGGCGCTCATCGTCGGGGATCCCGGGATCATCAGCAGCGACGCGCTGCGGTGCGGCGCCCAGGTGGTGCTGCCGGCCGACGCCGACGGTCACGCCCCCGGCCTGGAACGGATCCAGGACCTCGGCGTCGGCGCGATGACCTTCCCGGCCGCCGGGTCGGCCGCCGACCTGGCGCTGCTGCTGTGCCACCACCACGGCGCCGCGCTCATCGTCACCGCGGGGCACAGTGCCACCATCGAGGAGTTCTTCGACCGCTCCCGGCAGCAGAGCAACCCGTCGACGTTCCTCACCCGGCTCAAGGTGGGGGAGAAGCTGGTCGACGCCAAGGCCGTGGCCACCCTGTACCGCAGCCGCATCTCCGGGGGTGCCGTCGCCCTGCTGGTGCTGGCCATGCTGATCGCGGTGATCGTCGCGCTGTGGGTGTCGCGCACCGACGCCGTGGTGCTCGACTGGGTGGTCGACTACTGGAACCGCTTCCTGCTCTGGGTTCAGGGCTTGGTGACCTAA
- a CDS encoding CGNR zinc finger domain-containing protein codes for MRDPRPHVGEPLALDLLNTRWMSPEGPRDLLADTAGLRCWLQTNDLADRCSADERTRTALVRTREAVLRAVQGGAPDDLNEVLERGRIKRRLTDTGPHDEPDVPQSQWLAGWLAADNLLRLLAESPQRIKQCDHPHCILWFYDTSKNGTRRWHSMTTCGNRAKAARHYAARRD; via the coding sequence ATGCGCGATCCGCGTCCGCACGTCGGCGAGCCCCTTGCGCTGGATCTGTTGAACACCCGCTGGATGTCACCCGAGGGCCCGCGGGATCTGTTGGCCGATACGGCCGGGCTGCGGTGCTGGCTGCAGACCAACGACCTGGCCGACCGTTGCAGCGCCGATGAGCGCACCCGCACGGCGTTGGTGCGCACCCGCGAGGCGGTCCTGCGTGCGGTCCAGGGTGGGGCGCCCGATGATCTGAACGAGGTGCTCGAGCGCGGGCGCATCAAGCGCCGGCTGACCGACACGGGACCGCACGACGAACCCGACGTGCCGCAATCGCAGTGGCTGGCCGGCTGGCTGGCCGCCGACAACCTGTTGCGGTTGCTCGCCGAGTCGCCGCAGCGGATCAAGCAGTGTGACCACCCGCACTGCATCCTCTGGTTCTACGACACGTCGAAGAACGGCACCCGGCGCTGGCATTCGATGACCACCTGCGGCAACCGTGCCAAGGCAGCGCGGCATTACGCGGCGAGACGCGATTGA